The genomic segment gagtacgatgattcttTTGTACAAGAGCAAAGGTGACATTTATAAGGATGTGTGAACCACTATACCAGGATGTGTTAACCACTTTATCTTCTAAACTCTACTACAACACACACTCTTTCACAACCTTTGGTATACAGTGTGTTAAAAGTACACTTCGAAAATCCCTGAACTACTGGGTGAAGTTATTTTTACGAAAAACTTTTACAATCATACCGGAAAGTAGAGCAAATTCGACATAAGACTttcccaaaattgatttttttgctTTGATGCGGAAAGTAAATACAAAAGAAGAGATATAAAGCAGAGCAATTGGAGAAGAAACACATAACATAGAAAGTAGAAATCAATTAATGGCCAGACCAACATAATATAGAATAAGCTTAAGTAAAGCATCTTCAGAaaggttaaaattttaaaaagatagcCTACCTCGAGATTGAACTTTCGGCGGATAGCTGTACGGCTGGGATATGTAAAGCAAGGCGCCACACAGTTCGAGCCAAAGAAGGATTGTCCAATCAAGTAGAGGCCAGTGTAAGGCAAGCAGTGATTGACAAAAGTCCCGGGAGTTGAACCAAGTCTCTCGGCATTGCTCCCGTAGAGCACACATGGGGCCACACTTCCTAGTAGACCTGCAGAGTCACGGTGGTCATCTATCAGCTCATTCCAATAAAACAGAAGCAAAGCGAGCACAGAAAGGACAAGTTTCATCAACAGAGAAAACTGTACTGCAAAAATATAGTATCAAGACACAAGAACTAATCAAAGTAGAGACAATTCAGTAAAGCACAGGTTATAACTATAGAAAGAGAATGTGTCTTGCAAAGGTAGAATCCTTTGCAGATTTGCAAATGAACGCAAAAAAATTACATTGACATGAATtatattttgaagaaagtgtttttcgacatcaataacctataaacatggcataatacatgaacatgccctttaacttgccttcaaatcacatctatgacctccaactttgggcGTGCACAAGTAAGCACtcaaacttgtataaagttgaacaagtagacacacatgTCCTATGAGGCATAATACATGTAGGACACCATGTAGGACGAGAATTGGCCACGTAGGATGCTACAAAGGACacatgtgtctacttgttcaactttatacaagtttaagtgcctacttgtgcacacccaaagttggaggtcatggATGTGATCTGAAaccaagttaaagggcatgtttatgtattgtgccaGTAAAgtataaacatcattcaatatatTGACTTTGATATCGGTGCAAGATGATCTGACAGGAATATCAAGATGACTTTGAACGTTAAATAGCAAAAGATTTGTGGCAAATGGACACTAAATTGGGATTTGTTGAAGAACAACAAAGACTAGAGGAAACACTATTTAAAGAATAAAGTGTTCCAGCCACTTCGACATTAGTATAGCTATTTCTTCACTTGATCAAGTCATCAGAAGAAGCAAAAACGAATTAGGAGTAGGAATTTCGGATGAGGTGAATGCGGAATTTTGGATGAGGTGAATGCATGATGCTATGGGCACTGGGTTTCCATTCTAATTTCGGACGACAAACTTCTTTGTTCTAGCcatcaaaggaaaataaaattcctAATCTACTATTATCATCGATGTACATATATTTGCTTGCTAGTTCTTTTTCTCATGAAAAATTTAGCAGCATATGAGCTCACAGTTCACATAGACTTGGTGAGACATTAAATAAACACGCCCACGGGGGACCAATGAGTTGGTTTAGCAAAGATTGAACCTTTCTAGAGATTGCAATTCAACACCCGAATTAGAATTTCTAAACCTGATCATTCATCACAAAAGGCCCCTACTGCGGGTCGGCAAGCAGACGACATACACATGGGTTGTTTCTACCCCGAATTTTGACTTAGAGGCATTCAGTCAAAATCCAGCACCCTGAAGCTTCGCATCACTGACTTTTCACCAAGCGCGAAGAACAATTGTGTGAATCAACGGTTCCTCTCATACTAGGTTGAATTACAATTGCGACATTGCCATCAATAGGGTAAAACTAACCTGTCTTACGACGGTCTAAACGCAGCTAACGTTCCCTATTGGTGGGTGAACAATCCAACACTTGGTGAATTATGCTTCACAATGATGGGAAGAGCTGACATCGAAGGATCAAAAAGCAACATCGCTATAAACTCTAGGCTGCCACAAATCAGTTATTCCTGGGGGAACTTTTCTGACACCTCTAGCTTCGAATTCCGAAGTTCTAAAGGATCGTTAGGCCACGCTTTCACAATTCATATTCATGCTATCCATATTGGACGAACATCCCTAACATTCATCTCGCATAGTCTCAACaactcttagaatatgtattacTAATAGAATTAAGATATTCATCGTCCGTGCATTTGCtcgatagttcttctcatgaaaaATAGGAGCACATGAACAAGATCACAACAAAATCATTCAATAAACACATTCACGGGGGACCAATGAGTAGATTTTAGCAAAGGAACCTTTCTAAAGATTAAAATTCAGCACCTGAATTAGAAATTTTAGACATGATCATTCATCACCGAGAGATCAATATCCCTAACATCCATCTCGCACAGTTTCAGCAACTCTTAGAATATATATTACTACCCAAACTAGGATATTCATTGACTAGCAAGATAATCGAAAGAAACTATCATCAATAGAGCAGAGTGCATAAAACTGATTCATACAGCCTGGCCAAATTAATTTGGAATTAAAGAGTAATTTATTGATTACTATCAATATATTCCAATACCAAAGTAAAACATAGCTAGAAacttaaaaaaaagaagataaagaacAGCAAAATAGAGATATTAATCCGATGAATCAGTCAACCACACCTCAatcaaaaactaatttaaatcgccaaaattaattaaaaccaaGTTCATTTCACGAATATCgatccaaaatagagaaattttaATCCATCATAGCACCAGTCAACTGCACCTTAATCCTAAACTAATTTGGGCCGCAGAGATGAAGTAAAAAAGGATTAATCCATGAACTTCGATGAAAATAGAGATACTTACACCATCATAGCACATAATCCAATCAATCCATCAATCAGTCAGCTGCACCTCAATCAAAAACTAATTTGTGTCGCTGAGATTAATTAAAAACAAGATCATTTTGCATCCAAGGGTGTGGCTTAGTGATTaaatgaagttgggttgagccCCATGAGGTCTCAGATTCAATTTCCAACAGAGAAAAACACTAGGTAATTTCTTCTCATCTATCTGGCTCATGTTGCTAGTGGGAGGTAGCAGGTACCTtgtgaaattagtcgaggtggACACAAGCTGACCCGGACACCACGGTGTTATCACATATACACAAAAAATCATTCCACAAATTTCGATCCTAAATAGAAACATTAATTCATCCTATCACATAATCCGATCGATCGaccaatcaatcaatcaatcaatcaacgGCTAAAAACACACAGCTAAAGTATCCTAGTTCTTTGAGTTTCATACCTATAATCCGATCGATCAATCAATCAATGACTGAAAACACATACCTAAAGTATCTTGATTCTTTGAGTTTCATACCTAAACCATAAAGTGTGTGAGTTAGTTTCCTACCTGGACTATCTTATTCACTTTTCCTAATCCAATCAATCAGTCAACTGCACCTCAATCAAACATTAATTTGTGTCGCTAAGATTAATTAAAAACGATCATTCCACAAATATTGAACCTAAATAAAAACATTAATTCATCCTATCACATAATCCAATCAATCAAATCAATCAATCAACGGCTGTAAGCACACACCTAAAATGTCCTGGTTCTTTGAGTTTCACACCAAAACCATCAAGCGCGTGAGTGAGTTGGTTTCCTACATGTACTATCAACAAAATATTTATGGAAATATACCTCAATTATCCAATCAATCAATCAAATACTAATCTTGATTAAACAAGAAAACTCACAAActtcaatcaatcaatcaatcaaataCCAATCTTGATTAAACAAAAAAACTCACAAACTTCAATCAATGAATCAAAAACTAATCTTGAATAAACAAAAAAGTAACTCACAAACTTCAATATCACTGCTGCAAAAATCATCAGTCCTTCCAAAACAAGCACAAAGTCCAGAATCCCACTGATCCCTACTACGCATAATCATCGGCTCAACCACGGGAACCCCATCAGCTGTCCACCCCATGGGAGCAGCAGGCTTCACCGGAAACGGCGGAACTGGGGTTGTTCCGGCGGCGGCGGAagaaaggggtattttggtcttttcatcATCTTTTAACTCAGGTTGTTGATTGGGTAAAAGTGGGTTCGATTCATCAGTATTGGCCATAGCTAACTATAACAGCAAAAAAAACGAAAAGGGGTTTGATAAAAGAGAAAATCTAACAAAATTTGGTTACTAAAAGGAtgtttgatgaaatcaagaaaagttggtcaaatgaaatatttttggtGAACAAATTTGCTGAGTAATGtatgtataatatataatgcGCAAGTATAAGTATACATAAATTATACTAcatccatttaaaaaataattacttacTTTTCTTTAATTCCGATATACTctattcatttaaaaaataattacttatttttctttaattcatgatactttaattttaattttatatttattttataatatttaaaagcaTAAGATTAGATGATATTTTAATGCAAGTTTAACActataataatatctaaaatttattatattttcttaaattttatatgaagtcaaaatagatttttattttttggaaacgGCGGGAGCAGTAGTATAATAGGGTAATCCGTGGGAATTGGTCGTTTGTTAATGTTGCTAAGTTTCCTTTACTTATTATTCACATTGTCAAACTTTTGTATATTTaagaaaagaaagttaaaatgGTCAATATCActgtctaatatatatatatattttcatattttactcATTCATGTTCTTTACCTACTTAAATTATCACTGTGTGTTTATTGTTGGGTtctgaatgaaaaatgaaggaaaaatggtGGAGGAAAAGAGAGACACCAAATTAGAAAGTGTATTCTTAAATTGTGAAGTTCACTAATTCTtctacattggtgggagaaggaaactttgaAGTGTTTTTAATAAGGAACACTAATTCTACATGGATAGTAAGgtaagaacaaggtggtgcctcgcgtcgtcgtcgtcgctcggctTCGACTTCGtctttttagatgaattttatctaatataataatttttctccAAGTGCGGGACGCATTTTTGACGTCATGCAAATACATACGCAATACATCACGAAGGGTTGCGACCCTTCAAGGGAAAAGACACATTGTTTCGCGCCGTAAGGTGACCTGCAGGCGCAGATGCAGCGCAGGTACGCGAATTGTGGGCGCAGATGTAGCGCAAAAGCTACTGGAATTTGCAAAACATCACCTGCAGCCGCAAATCAGGCATAAGTCCAGCACAGACTAGGAGTAGGGACGTGACTGCTACTGAATAGACGACTCTCTGCtaaaccaatgcatcctttctgaaaggacacattaaaggctataaatacctgatatattcctcaggtatagacatgatttttgacagcaaaagcactcttcttctatacaaaaactctatgtgatcattaagctattgagtgagttcgaagaatccaacaatttgagatACTGCTATTGTTCggcttgaaagtcattttatcctaggagaaaGATTCCACAACCTAGGGTACAgtaagggaaattattccttaaggacacttcgtgaagtcgggggacttaaCTTTgaatttctgtttcatctcatttctgaaaaataacacacttcttggatagattagtgttaatcttgtgttgaaggtgttaatgaacttcataagtgttcttgttttagacttgaacttgagttgaagttgttgttgcctatatacagattcttgtacccaaaaacattgaagataacaatcttaagaaataatttttcGGAATCTGTATTGCGTGTTTTCtagagattaaaactttaagttttctactccgtttgaacttaactaatgattcgaagacataaaatcttcatcacaagttgaAGATCACTCGGTTAACGATTGGAAGCAATAAAAaattcatcgttaaactagaaacaagaggtgtttaaagttgttgcaactttttaataagtatttcgatatactaaagGTACTGTCTTATGGTGATAGGAAAATGACTACTGATAGTCAAGTGCATGATGCTGGAATGACTATGGCGGCAACTAATATCGCCACGATGAGTCGTAATAATGCTCTGCAAGCtatggcaccagcggagaaacccGAAAAGTTCTCGAGTATTAACTTCAAGAGATGAcaacagaaaatatttttctacttcacAACTCTTTGCCTTCAAAGGTTCNNNNNNNNNNNNNNNNNNNNNNNNNNNNNNNNNNNNNNNNNNNNNNNNNNNNNNNNNNNNNNNNNNNNNNNNNNNNNNNNNNNNNNNNNNNNNNNNNNNNNNNNNNNNNNNNNNNNNNNNNNNNNNNNNNNNNNNNNNNNNNNNNNNNNNNNNNNNNNNNNNNNNNNNNNNNNNNNNNNNNNNNNNNNNNNNNNNNNNNNNNNNNNNNNNNNNNNNNNNNNNNNNNNNNNNNNNNNNNNNNNNNNNNNNNNNNNNNNNNNNNNNNNNNNNNNNNNNNNNNNNNNNNNNNNNNNNNNNNNNNNNNNNNNNNNNNNNNNNNNNNNNNNNNNNNNNNNNNNNNNNNNNNNNNNNNNNNNNNNNNNNNNNNNNNNNNNNNNNNNNNNNNNNNNNNNNNNNNNNNNNNNNNNNNNNNNNNNNNNNNNNNNNNNNNNNNNNNNNNNNNNNNNNNNNNNNNNNNNNNNNNNNNNNNNNNNNNNNNNNNNNNNNNNNNNNNNNNNNNNNNNNNNNNNNNNNNNNNNNNNNNNNNNNNNNNNNNNNNNNNNNNNNNNNNNNNNNNNNNNNNNNNNNNNNNNNNNNNNNNNNNNNNNNNNNNNNNNNNNNNNNNNNNNNNNNNNNNNNNNNNNNNNNNNNNNNNNNNNNNNNNNNNNNNNNNNNNNNNNNNNNNNNNNNNNNNNNNNNNNNNNNNNNNNNNNNNNNNNNNNNNNNNNNNNNNNNNNNNNNNNNNNNNNNNNNNNNNNNNNNNNNNNNNNNNNNNNNNNNNNNNNNNNNNNNNNNNNNNNNNNNNNNNNNNNNNNNNNNNNNNNNNNNNNNNNNNNNNNNNNNNNNNNNNNNNNNNNNNNNNNNNNNNNNNNNNNNNNNNNNNNNNNNNNNNNNNNNNNNNNNNNNNNNNNNNNNNNNNNNNNNNNNNNNNNNNNNNNNNNNNNNNNNNNNNNNNNNNNNNNNNNNNNNNNNNNNNNNNNNNNNNNNNNNNNNNNNNNNNNNNNNNNNNNNNNNNNNNNNNNNNNNNNNNNNNNNNNNNNNNNNNNNNNNNNNNNNNNNNNNNNNNNNNNNNNNNNNNNNNNNNNNNNNNNNNNNNNNNNNNNNNNNNNNNNNNNNNNNNNNNNNNNNNNNNNNNNNNNNNNNNNNNNNNNNNNNNNNNNNNNNNNNNNNNNNNNNNNNNNNNNNNNNNNNNNNNNNNNNNNNNNNNNNNNNNNNNNNNNNNNNNNNNNNNNNNNNNNNNNNNNNNNNNNNNNNNNNNNNNNNNNNNNNNNNNNNNNNNNNNNNNNNNNNNNNNNNNNNNNNNNNNNNNNNNNNNNNNNNNNNNNNNNNNNNNNNNNNNNNNNNNNNNNNNNNNNNNNNNNNNNNNNNNNNNNNNNNNNNNNNNNNNNNNNNNNNNNNNNNNNNNNNNNNNNNNNNNNNNNNNNNNNNNNNNNNNNNNNNNNNNNNNNNNNNNNNNNNNNNNNNNNNNNNNNNNNNNNNNNNNNNNNNNNNNNNNNNNNNNNNNNNNNNNNNNNNNNNNNNNNNNNNNNNNNNNNNNNNNNNNNNNNNNNNNNNNNNNNNNNNNNNNNNNNNNNNNNNNNNNNNNNNNNNNNNNNNNNNNNNNNNNNNNNNNNNNNNNNNNNNNNNNNNNNNNNNNNNNNNNNNNNNNNNNNNNNNNNNNNNNNNNNNNNNNNNNNNNNNNNNNNNNNNNNNNNNNNNNNNNNNNNNNNNNNNNNNNNNNNNNNNNNNNNNNNNNNNNNNNNNNNNNNNNNNNNNNNNNNNNNNNNNNNNNNNNNNNNNNNNNNNNNNNNNNNNNNNNNNNNNNNNNNNNNNNNNNNNNNNNNNNNNNNNNNNNNNNNNNNNNNNNNNNNNNNNNNNNNNNNNNNNNNNNNNNNNNNNNNNNNNNNNNNNNNNNNNNNNNNNNNNNNNNNNNNNNNNNNNNNNNNNNNNNNNNNNNNNNNNNNNNNNNNNNNNNNNNNNNNNNNNNNNNNNNNNNNNNNNNNNNNNNNNNNNNNNNNNNNNNNNNNNNNNNNNNNNNNNNNNNNNNNNNNNNNNNNNNNNNNNNNNNNNNNNNNNNNNNNNNNNNNNNNNNNNNNNNNNNNNNNNNNNNNNNNNNNNNNNNNNNNNNNNNNNNNNNNNNNNNNNNNNNNNNNNNNNNNNNNNNNNNNNNNNNNNNNNNNNNNNNNNNNNNNNNNNNNNNNNNNNNNNNNNNNNNNNNNNNNNNNNNNNNNNNNNNNNNNNNNNNNNNNNNNNNNNNNNNNNNNNNNNNNNNNNNNNNNNNNNNNNNNNNNNNNNNNNNNNNNNNNNNNNNNNNNNNNNNNNNNNNNNNNNNNNNNNNNNNNNNNNNNNNNNNNNNNNNNNNNNNNNNNNNNNNNNNNNNNNNNNNNNNNNNNNNNNNNNNNNNNNNNNNNNNNNNNNNNNNNNNNNNNNNNNNNNNNNNNNNNNNNNNNNNNNNNNNNNNNNNNNNNNNNNNNNNNNNNNNNNNNNNNNNNNNNNNNNNNNNNNNNNNNNNNNNNNNNNNNNNNNNNNNNNNNNNNNNNNNNNNNNNNNNNNNNNNNNNNNNNNNNNNNNNNNNNNNNNNNNNNNNNNNNNNNNNNNNNNNNNNNNNNNNNNNNNNNNNNNNNNNNNNNNNNNNNNNNNNNNNNNNNNNNNNNNNNNNNNNNNNNNNNNNNNNNNNNNNNNNNNNNNNNNNNNNNNNNNNNNNNNNNNNNNNNNNNNNNNNNNNNNNNNNNNNNNNNNNNNNNNNNNNNNNNNNNNNNNNNNNNNNNNNNNNNNNNNNNNNNNNNNNNNNNNNNNNNNNNNNNNNNNNNNNNNNNNNNNNNNNNNNNNNNNNNNNNNNNNNNNNNNNNNNNNNNNNNNNNNNNNNNNNNNNNNNNNNNNNNNNNNNNNNNNNNNNNNNNNNNNNNNNNNNNNNNNNNNNNNNNNNNNNNNNNNNNNNNNNNNNNNNNNNNNNNNNNNNNNNNNNNNNNNNNNNNNNNNNNNNNNNNNNNNNNNNNNNNNNNNNNNNNNNNNNNNNNNNNNNNNNNNNNNNNNNNNNNNNNNgttgaaaatggttaattgtagggactttaaaggtgtttttttgttttgaaagtggttatgttagGTGACTTGGTAggatgaaaatggttaagtgtaggaattttaaaggtgattttttgttttgaaagtggttttatTTGGcaacttggtaggttgaaaatgattaagtgtagggactttaaaggtgttttttattttgaacgtggttatgtttggtgacttggtaggttgaaaatgattaagtgtgagaactttaaaggtaattttttgttttgaaagtggttatgtttggtgacttgatcggttaaaaatggttaagtgtaggaactttaaaggtgtttttttattttgaaagtggttatatttggtgacttggtaggttgaaaatggttaagtgtagggattttaaaggtattttttgtgttgaatgtggttatgtttggtgacttggtaggttgaaaatagttaagtgtagggactttaaaggtattttttttaatgtggttatgtttagtatggttatgtttttttgttttttttttgaaaatgattaagtgtagggactttaaaggtgacttggtaggttgaatgtggttatgtttggtgacttagtaggttgaaaatgattaattgtgagaactttaaaggtgattttttgttttgaatgttgttatgtttggtgataattgaatttttgtgacgtgatctaattagttgaatttgaTTGATTGCGTAGGtagaacctgattatagctggatatatcaacggaacaatgataataaaatGGGTATTCGGGAAGAATTTATTTAAGGTGTCAAACGATTTGTTGAACATACTAAGATACTTGATGTTTGGATACGTTTTCGGGCTATTCGTTGTCTTTGTGTTAGATGtaatggtataaatcttgtaaaagaagaagatgcaaaggaacatctttatagaagggAGTTTCACggggactttttaagattgtgtgGTATTCATGATGATGTTGCACAAAATAACTTTGTTATTGGAGAAAATAGTAagtctgcagggcataatgaatatcaagatactaggatgatagaaatggtgcacgatgcttttgggatgcaacatggGGGGCAACTTTAGGGAAATGgtcgaagatgttcctaatagcgaagagggtaaattctatgaacaattgtatgctgctagtcatcctttgtttgacgggtgttcgtactctcgtttgtctgttgctgttagattattaagtattaaattcgactggaatattgctgaaggaggaagggaatcaatgatagaccttattaaagagttagttgaccccgggTTGGAGGTTCATGATTCTTCTacaaggcaaaaagattggtgccaaagttaggtctctcctcggttagaattaATTGTTGTAAAAATAGTTgtatgttatactttaaggaagatgctaacctagagtcctgtaagttttgtcagtaCCCTCGATATAAACATGGTTCTAGTGgaaatcaaattgctattaaggtaatgcattatttacctctaatacgaAGTTTGAAGTGGTTGcatgcttcaaacagctcagatcctcatatgagatgacacagtgaaaatagaatgtccactggtgttatgtgtcattcatttgatggagaatcttggaagcattttgatgcaacttatccagattttgcagctgagccacgaaatattTGTTTGGAATTATGTGCGGATGACTTCTCTCCTTTTTTCAGTTGGTGctaccatattcatgttggcttGTATTTATCACCCCTTATAATCTTCCCACTGAaatattgatgactagtccctatatatttctgaattatgttgttcctggcccgcgtaatccaaaaaacggaatagatgtctacttgcaacctttgatcgatgaactttGAATTTTATGgaatgagggggttgaaacttgggacatctcactTAAACAGAATTTTAATCTACGTgtatatctaatgtggactgttaatgcTTTTTCTGCTTATGAAatattgtctgggtggatgacagctggaaagttggcttgtctatactgcatggaaaaaataaaatctttcacattgagacatggcaagaaaaattcatggtttgattctCATCATTGTTTCTTGCCATCAAATAATGAATTTAGGAGAGTCAAGAATGCATTCAtaaggaatagaagggaatatgatggtccaccttcaaggctgtctggtcatgacatctgggagatagttcaggatttgcctaaagtcAGTGAGGAACCATTGTACAGActtgatggatatggcgtttCGCATAAccggactaagcaaagtatattttaggagttagaatattgaccagataatttacttataaATAATGTTGAtatcatgcatactgagaagagctattttgacaactttttcaacacagttatggatgtcactgGCAAAACAAAGAATAATCCTAAGGCCaaacttgacttaccagaatattgcaaacgcagagaattacacttataggaggggcccaatggcaatgttATTAAgtccaaggctagttttacattcaagttggaccaaaaatatcaaatatgtgagtgactccaaagtttgaagatgcctgatggatatgcctcaaatttgggaaagaagGTTGATATGGCataaggaatcttgcatggaatgaaaagccatgattttcatattttcatggaataattatttCCAATTGTTTTTATTGGTTTACccgaaaacatatgaaaatcaatagcagagattagtttgttctttACATATTTAtatgccaccacattaaaagaagaaaatttggTGCGAATGGaaaataatattgttgttatcaccaacaagctggaaAAGATTTTTCCACcagcgttcttcgatgtgatggaacatcttacCATTCACCTTGTACACGGAGCTCGACCAGGCgatccagttcaaactaggtggatgtatccattcgaacagtaagcaattgcaacatatttaaatttatacatatcttttttaaatatagtaaacatctaatcttaagattgtgcagtgcaattagaaaattaaaaagggGTCCTGAAAACAAACATAAGGTGGAAGGCtctagttgaggcatatcttgcaagagaaacgtctcaattttgttcatactactttcatgatgaagttgcttgttcaagaaaccgaccGAATCGTCATCAGGACGGTGTGAATGAGCCTCATctgcaaccgatatcaattttcaatcaatctggttgtaaggctaaaaaggtCATATGTCGCCGGCTCACTCCCATGGAACACAAATTAgtaac from the Capsicum annuum cultivar UCD-10X-F1 chromosome 9, UCD10Xv1.1, whole genome shotgun sequence genome contains:
- the LOC107843057 gene encoding cell number regulator 8 produces the protein MANTDESNPLLPNQQPELKDDEKTKIPLSSAAAGTTPVPPFPVKPAAPMGWTADGVPVVEPMIMRSRDQWDSGLCACFGRTDDFCSSDIEVCLLGSVAPCVLYGSNAERLGSTPGTFVNHCLPYTGLYLIGQSFFGSNCVAPCFTYPSRTAIRRKFNLEGNCEALNRSCGCCGSFVEDEMQREQCESVCDFATHFFCHPCALCQEGRELRRRLPHPGFNAQQVLVMIPPNEQTMGR